The Streptomyces pactum genome contains a region encoding:
- a CDS encoding phosphodiester glycosidase family protein → MTGAAPAGAAPAGAAPAGAAPAGAAQYAAQIAPGVTYEEFDIPAAKGVTHAHVLSVDLRDPRVRLGLLYPGAVAARAPVSRLAGTQGAVAGVNGDFFNITETQHPGVEATGASVGPAIAHGRALKGAVPDGQRFGPALPPGTTTRDVLGVGVDRRARLDRLSLDGSVRTRDGRLPLGGFNQYALPTGSIGAFTSAWGGASRMRATCGTDTDRAAPCSTDTYEVTVRGGRVVAASGTPGSGPVTSGTTVLVGREEGARRLRRLSPGEPVRVRHRLVASASRVPYRFALGGYPVLADGRPLPALDDTVSAVRTAAGVADGGRRVFLLALDGSPAYRTGLTIAEVASVMRGLGAVDAFSLDGGGSTTLVAREPGAAGVSVRNSPSGGAERPVPNGIGVFSSP, encoded by the coding sequence CTGACGGGCGCGGCACCGGCGGGCGCGGCACCGGCGGGCGCGGCACCGGCGGGCGCGGCACCGGCGGGCGCCGCGCAGTACGCGGCGCAGATCGCGCCGGGAGTGACGTACGAGGAGTTCGACATCCCCGCCGCCAAGGGGGTGACGCACGCCCACGTGCTGAGTGTCGACCTTCGCGACCCGCGCGTACGGCTCGGCCTGCTGTATCCGGGGGCGGTCGCCGCACGCGCCCCGGTCTCCCGGCTGGCCGGCACCCAGGGCGCCGTCGCCGGCGTCAACGGCGACTTCTTCAACATCACCGAGACCCAGCACCCGGGCGTAGAGGCCACCGGCGCGAGCGTCGGCCCGGCGATCGCGCACGGCCGGGCACTCAAGGGGGCGGTGCCGGACGGCCAGCGCTTCGGGCCCGCGCTGCCGCCCGGCACGACGACCCGCGACGTACTCGGCGTGGGGGTCGACCGTCGGGCCCGACTGGACCGGCTGTCCCTGGACGGATCCGTCCGCACCCGGGACGGGCGGCTCCCACTCGGCGGCTTCAACCAGTACGCGCTGCCGACCGGCTCGATCGGCGCGTTCACCAGCGCGTGGGGCGGCGCCTCCCGGATGCGCGCGACCTGCGGCACCGACACCGACCGCGCCGCCCCGTGCAGCACGGACACCTACGAGGTGACGGTGCGCGGCGGCCGGGTCGTCGCCGCCTCCGGGACACCCGGCAGCGGCCCGGTCACTTCCGGAACGACGGTGCTGGTCGGCCGGGAGGAGGGCGCGCGGCGGCTGCGGCGGCTCTCCCCCGGTGAGCCGGTCCGGGTGCGGCACCGGCTGGTGGCGTCGGCCTCCCGGGTCCCGTACCGCTTCGCGCTCGGCGGCTACCCCGTGCTGGCGGACGGGCGACCACTGCCCGCCCTCGACGACACCGTGTCGGCCGTGCGCACCGCGGCGGGCGTGGCGGACGGTGGCAGGCGGGTGTTCCTGCTCGCGCTGGACGGCTCGCCCGCCTACCGCACCGGCCTCACGATCGCCGAAGTCGCTTCCGTAATGCGGGGTTTGGGCGCGGTCGACGCCTTCAGTCTGGACGGTGGCGGCTCGACGACCCTGGTCGCCCGGGAGCCGGGCGCGGCCGGCGTCTCCGTGCGCAACAGTCCCAGCGGCGGCGCCGAGCGCCCCGTGCCGAACGGCATCGGGGTCTTCTCCTCACCATGA
- a CDS encoding helix-turn-helix domain-containing protein, which produces MHAPDDDDWLYEHSHVLGERIRAERERKKITQERLHLGAGISRNVLQLIESGRHNPTLFTLLRIARVLDVPLADLVR; this is translated from the coding sequence GTGCACGCACCCGACGACGATGACTGGCTCTACGAGCACAGCCACGTCCTCGGCGAGCGCATCCGCGCTGAACGCGAGCGTAAGAAGATCACGCAAGAGCGCCTCCACCTCGGCGCCGGCATCAGCCGCAACGTCCTCCAGCTCATCGAATCCGGCCGCCACAACCCGACGCTCTTCACGCTGCTGCGGATCGCCCGCGTTCTCGACGTGCCCCTCGCCGACCTCGTGAGATGA
- a CDS encoding GntR family transcriptional regulator yields MTVDLDGPDPLYEQIAAVLTARIADGTYPPRRRIPSEAAVVEEFGVSRPTARAAVQLLVDRGLVHTVRGKGSYVVDEPPRA; encoded by the coding sequence ATGACCGTGGACCTGGACGGACCGGACCCCTTGTACGAGCAGATCGCGGCTGTGCTCACGGCCCGGATCGCCGACGGCACGTACCCGCCGCGTCGGCGCATCCCGTCGGAGGCCGCAGTCGTGGAGGAGTTCGGGGTGTCCCGGCCGACCGCGCGGGCCGCCGTGCAGCTTCTTGTCGACCGCGGGCTCGTCCACACCGTCCGAGGTAAGGGCTCCTACGTCGTTGACGAGCCGCCCCGAGCATGA